A genome region from Deltaproteobacteria bacterium includes the following:
- the rnc gene encoding ribonuclease III: MRRLEAKLGYRFRNRALLDQALTHRSFVHENPDSTLEDNERMEFLGDAILGFCVSDMLLRTHEHFTEGQLSKARASLVKEGSLSIVAGMIGLGDYVRLGKGEEASGGKTRVSTLADTLEAVVAAIYMDGGLRELTGWFHTFFVPLLERNPEKFRYADYKTALQQVAQKKFRDIPAYTLIGSSGPDHRKLFEVRLVTGNIVTQGTGRTKKEAEQGAARQALALIEDDGGEKPK; this comes from the coding sequence TTGCGGCGGTTGGAGGCAAAACTTGGTTATCGGTTCAGGAACAGGGCTCTCCTGGACCAGGCTCTGACCCACCGTTCCTTTGTCCATGAGAACCCGGATTCGACATTGGAAGACAATGAGCGGATGGAGTTTTTAGGCGATGCCATTTTGGGGTTCTGCGTCAGCGATATGCTGCTTAGAACTCATGAACATTTCACGGAGGGCCAGCTTTCAAAGGCTCGGGCGTCCCTGGTAAAAGAGGGCTCCCTCAGTATCGTTGCCGGCATGATTGGCCTGGGTGATTATGTTCGTCTGGGCAAGGGCGAAGAAGCTTCGGGGGGGAAAACCAGGGTCTCCACCCTTGCGGATACACTGGAGGCTGTGGTGGCCGCTATTTATATGGATGGCGGACTCAGGGAATTGACCGGGTGGTTTCATACTTTTTTTGTTCCTCTCCTGGAACGTAACCCGGAGAAGTTCCGCTACGCAGATTACAAAACGGCGCTCCAGCAGGTCGCACAGAAAAAATTTCGCGATATTCCAGCTTACACCCTCATCGGCTCATCCGGCCCTGATCATCGGAAGCTTTTTGAAGTCCGGCTTGTCACCGGAAACATCGTTACGCAGGGCACCGGGAGGACCAAAAAGGAAGCGGAGCAGGGGGCGGCGCGCCAGGCCCTGGCGCTGATCGAAGACGATGGCGGGGAAAAGCCGAAATGA
- the ettA gene encoding energy-dependent translational throttle protein EttA: MGEPGNKIIFSMIQVSKFYDKRPVIQDISLSYFYGAKIGVLGLNGSGKSSLLRIMAGVDKEFNGQLIFSPGYSVGLLEQEPHLDDTKTVRGIVEEAVAETVELVNEYNRINERFAEPMSDEEMDRLIARQGEVQEKLDALDAWDLDERLEMAMDALRCPEGDTPVEILSGGERRRVALCRLLLQKPDILLLDEPTNHLDAETVAWLEHHLQRYEGTVIAVTHDRYFLDNVAGWILELDRGRGIPWKGNYSSWLQQKQERLRQEEKAETQRQKTLQRELEWISMSPKARQTKSKARISAYEELLAQQGEARSEELEIYIPPGPRLGRVVVEAEDVSKGYGDRLLFERMNFLLPPGGIVGIIGPNGAGKTTLFRMITGQETPDAGQIRVGETVKLAYVDQSRASLDPEKSIWEVISGGRDTLQLGDVSVKSRAYVARFNFSGADQQKKVANLSGGERNRVHLACMLKEGANVLLLDEPTNDLDVNTLRALEEALENFAGCAVVISHDRWFLDRVATHILAFEGDSSVVWFEGGYSDYEADRKMRLGAASDRPRRIKYRQLTRA; encoded by the coding sequence ATGGGTGAGCCAGGCAACAAGATCATTTTTTCCATGATTCAGGTGAGCAAATTTTACGACAAAAGACCGGTGATCCAGGATATTTCCCTGTCGTATTTCTACGGCGCAAAAATCGGCGTTTTGGGCCTGAACGGCTCGGGAAAAAGTTCGCTCCTGCGGATCATGGCCGGGGTGGACAAGGAGTTCAACGGCCAGCTCATCTTCAGCCCGGGTTACTCTGTCGGTTTGCTCGAACAGGAACCACATCTGGACGACACCAAGACGGTGCGGGGCATCGTTGAGGAGGCCGTTGCGGAAACAGTCGAACTGGTGAACGAATATAACCGGATCAACGAGCGGTTCGCCGAACCCATGTCTGATGAAGAAATGGACCGACTTATCGCCCGCCAGGGGGAAGTGCAGGAAAAACTGGATGCCCTGGATGCCTGGGACTTGGACGAGCGTCTGGAGATGGCCATGGATGCCCTGCGCTGCCCGGAGGGAGACACGCCGGTTGAGATCCTCTCCGGCGGCGAACGGCGTCGCGTCGCCCTGTGCCGGCTCCTTCTGCAGAAACCGGATATCCTGCTGCTGGACGAGCCGACAAACCACCTGGACGCGGAAACCGTGGCCTGGCTGGAGCATCATCTGCAGCGATACGAGGGAACGGTCATTGCCGTGACCCACGACCGCTATTTCCTGGACAACGTCGCCGGCTGGATTCTGGAACTGGACCGCGGCCGGGGCATCCCGTGGAAGGGGAACTACTCTTCATGGCTGCAGCAGAAGCAGGAACGTCTGCGACAGGAGGAAAAAGCCGAAACCCAGCGCCAGAAAACCCTGCAGCGGGAACTCGAATGGATCAGCATGTCCCCCAAGGCGCGGCAGACGAAATCCAAGGCCCGGATCAGCGCCTACGAGGAACTCCTTGCTCAGCAGGGCGAGGCCCGCTCCGAGGAACTGGAAATCTATATTCCCCCGGGGCCTCGCTTGGGTAGGGTCGTTGTGGAAGCCGAGGATGTATCAAAGGGTTACGGGGACCGTCTCCTCTTCGAGAGGATGAATTTTCTGCTTCCGCCGGGCGGAATTGTCGGGATCATCGGCCCGAACGGCGCCGGAAAGACGACTCTGTTCCGGATGATCACGGGACAGGAAACACCGGATGCCGGTCAGATCCGCGTCGGCGAGACGGTCAAACTGGCCTACGTGGACCAGAGCCGGGCCAGTCTCGACCCGGAAAAGTCGATCTGGGAGGTTATTTCCGGCGGCCGGGATACGCTGCAGTTGGGGGATGTATCGGTTAAGTCGAGGGCTTACGTGGCCAGGTTTAACTTTTCCGGGGCGGACCAGCAGAAAAAGGTGGCCAACCTCTCCGGTGGGGAACGGAACCGGGTGCACCTGGCCTGTATGCTGAAGGAAGGGGCCAACGTCCTCCTCCTGGATGAACCCACAAACGACCTCGATGTGAATACCCTGCGTGCCCTGGAGGAGGCCCTGGAGAATTTCGCCGGTTGCGCCGTCGTGATCAGCCATGACCGGTGGTTCCTGGATCGTGTGGCCACCCACATCCTGGCCTTTGAGGGTGACAGCAGCGTCGTCTGGTTCGAGGGCGGTTATTCCGATTACGAGGCGGACCGGAAAATGAGGCTGGGCGCGGCAAGCGACCGTCCCCGCCGGATCAAGTACCGCCAGTTGACCCGGGCGTGA
- the sfsA gene encoding DNA/RNA nuclease SfsA: MSNLFSPWATDPVRGVFLRRLNRFVVECDLNGRPVSAHLANPGRLWELLLPGATVFLIRRGSVTAGGLMYSAVAVERDGVPILLHTQMANRVARHLLESNRVPGLEDTKIVKAEATVGHSRFDFHLLQRGCDILCEVKSCTLFGKSFAMFPDAVTERGRRHLMELAELADRGFHCVVIYLIHWSGARYFLPDFHTDPDFSRIFREVRHRVRFCPLSVGWSSSLHLLDPVREVDIPWSVLEREDCNRGSYLLILNLASDRSIDVGRLGSIFFPAGYYIYVGSAQKNLSQRVNRHLRRKKKPFWHIDYLRNHADSCVAVPIRSSENLEHELAGALGKICGRQIPDFGSSDCRCPTHLFSLPCHPLRYRPFIALLQTYRMDRLEDLVEVSR, translated from the coding sequence ATGTCGAATCTCTTTTCTCCTTGGGCAACGGACCCGGTCCGGGGGGTTTTCCTGCGTCGGCTCAACCGCTTCGTCGTTGAATGCGACTTGAACGGTCGGCCCGTCTCGGCCCATCTGGCCAATCCGGGTCGTCTGTGGGAGTTGCTTCTGCCGGGGGCCACAGTTTTCCTTATTCGACGGGGAAGCGTGACGGCGGGCGGCCTCATGTACAGCGCCGTAGCCGTGGAACGGGACGGCGTTCCGATACTGCTGCACACCCAGATGGCCAATCGGGTTGCTCGACATCTTCTTGAGTCAAATCGGGTTCCCGGGCTCGAGGATACGAAGATTGTCAAGGCGGAGGCGACGGTCGGACATAGCCGGTTCGATTTCCACCTTCTGCAACGGGGATGTGACATTCTTTGCGAAGTCAAGTCCTGCACCCTCTTCGGTAAATCGTTCGCCATGTTTCCCGACGCCGTGACGGAACGGGGGAGGCGTCATCTGATGGAACTGGCGGAACTGGCGGACCGGGGCTTCCACTGTGTCGTCATTTACCTTATCCACTGGTCCGGCGCCCGTTACTTTCTCCCGGATTTTCACACGGACCCTGATTTTTCTCGGATTTTCCGTGAGGTGCGCCACAGGGTCCGTTTCTGTCCCCTGTCCGTCGGTTGGTCTTCGTCGCTTCACCTGCTTGATCCGGTAAGGGAGGTGGATATCCCTTGGTCCGTTCTGGAACGGGAAGACTGTAACCGGGGAAGCTACCTGTTGATCCTCAATCTGGCTTCAGATCGTTCGATTGATGTCGGGAGGCTGGGGTCAATATTTTTCCCGGCAGGTTATTATATTTACGTCGGATCGGCTCAAAAAAACTTGTCTCAGCGTGTGAACCGCCATCTGCGCCGTAAAAAGAAGCCCTTCTGGCACATCGATTACTTGAGAAATCATGCTGACAGCTGTGTTGCCGTGCCCATTCGATCCAGTGAAAACCTGGAACATGAATTGGCAGGGGCTTTGGGTAAAATCTGTGGGCGGCAGATCCCGGATTTCGGTTCGTCGGATTGCCGCTGCCCAACCCATCTTTTCAGCTTGCCGTGTCACCCGTTGCGGTATCGGCCGTTCATCGCCCTTTTACAAACTTACCGGATGGATCGCCTGGAGGATCTGGTAGAGGTGAGTCGATGA
- a CDS encoding YIP1 family protein: MNLVERVKNIILSPASEWEVIKGETCTTADLFKQYAMILAAIPALGGFIGFSVIGFSFGLGTFRLPLQYGLVYCLLSYVLSLVGVYLLAIIIDRLSQNFGATRDMGAAFKIAVFSMTPFWISGVFLIVPALGVITLIAGLYGLYLLYLGIKQLTDAPAEKHLGFFVTTLLVAIIIQVIMNGIVRGIVFRGPMMM, translated from the coding sequence ATGAATCTGGTCGAGAGAGTCAAAAACATCATTTTGTCCCCGGCTTCGGAGTGGGAGGTGATCAAAGGCGAAACCTGCACGACGGCGGATCTTTTCAAGCAATATGCCATGATCCTGGCGGCCATCCCGGCTTTGGGCGGTTTTATTGGATTCAGCGTCATCGGGTTTTCCTTTGGCCTGGGCACGTTCCGTTTGCCCCTCCAGTATGGTCTGGTTTATTGCCTGCTGAGCTATGTTCTGAGCCTGGTCGGCGTATACCTGCTGGCCATAATCATTGATCGTCTCTCGCAAAATTTTGGCGCTACACGGGATATGGGGGCTGCCTTCAAAATCGCGGTTTTCTCCATGACCCCTTTCTGGATCAGCGGCGTTTTCCTGATTGTTCCGGCTCTGGGGGTGATCACCCTGATCGCCGGGCTCTACGGTCTTTATCTCCTTTACCTGGGCATCAAGCAGTTGACGGATGCACCTGCCGAAAAACACCTCGGCTTCTTCGTTACCACCCTTCTGGTTGCCATCATCATTCAGGTAATCATGAATGGAATCGTCCGGGGCATCGTCTTCCGGGGACCAATGATGATGTAG
- a CDS encoding septum formation inhibitor Maf, whose amino-acid sequence MALITTAPFILASASPRRIELLSTLGLAFTAMPSGADESCRVGESPTDHVRRVACMKARALAMRHPDAWILGADTIVAVDGEVLGKPKNAADARRMLRLLSGRTHRVYTGFAVIRKSVSLMRRKTVRSTVLFSSVGEDEVEWYIRTGEPYGKAGGYAIQGKGGVFVRRISGSYSNVIGLPINEVFEILKKIGAIHFDEGCGEQVG is encoded by the coding sequence ATGGCACTTATCACGACCGCTCCGTTTATTCTCGCTTCGGCGTCCCCAAGACGAATTGAGTTGCTGAGCACCCTGGGATTGGCTTTTACGGCGATGCCCAGTGGCGCCGATGAAAGCTGCCGGGTCGGCGAAAGCCCGACTGACCATGTGCGAAGGGTTGCCTGTATGAAGGCCAGGGCTTTGGCCATGCGCCATCCGGATGCGTGGATTCTGGGAGCTGATACCATTGTGGCCGTCGACGGCGAGGTATTGGGCAAGCCAAAAAATGCAGCAGACGCGCGACGGATGCTGCGGCTTTTGAGTGGCCGGACGCACCGCGTTTACACCGGCTTTGCCGTCATCAGAAAATCGGTTTCCCTGATGCGCCGAAAAACAGTTCGTTCAACGGTTCTTTTCAGCTCGGTTGGAGAAGACGAGGTTGAGTGGTATATCCGAACGGGTGAACCTTACGGCAAGGCGGGGGGATATGCCATACAGGGCAAGGGGGGGGTGTTCGTTCGACGAATTTCCGGCTCCTATTCCAACGTGATCGGTCTGCCGATCAATGAGGTTTTTGAAATCCTCAAAAAAATCGGAGCCATTCATTTCGATGAGGGTTGTGGTGAACAGGTCGGTTGA
- a CDS encoding YggS family pyridoxal phosphate-dependent enzyme, with translation MRVVVNRSVEKNVVCIREEIAEAAFRSGRDPSEVRLMAVTKTVDDERILEAVAAGVHLIGENYVQEARRKVPILPEDLEWHMIGHLQTNKSRHAVRLFHMIQSVDRMELARELNKRCVAANVVMPVLVEVNTGGEESKSGIRPEEAVRFVETVATCGNLSIRGLMTMPPWFAEAEEARPYFRALREMRDRITERHVPGVHMTELSMGMSNDFVVAVEEGATIVRLGRAIFGERPPKHV, from the coding sequence ATGAGGGTTGTGGTGAACAGGTCGGTTGAAAAAAATGTTGTCTGCATTCGCGAGGAAATTGCGGAAGCGGCATTCCGTAGTGGACGTGACCCTTCCGAGGTGCGTCTGATGGCGGTTACGAAAACGGTTGATGACGAACGGATCCTGGAGGCCGTTGCGGCCGGGGTTCATCTCATCGGTGAAAATTACGTACAGGAGGCCCGGAGAAAGGTTCCGATTTTACCTGAGGATCTCGAATGGCACATGATCGGACACCTCCAGACAAATAAATCCAGGCATGCCGTTCGCCTCTTCCATATGATCCAGTCCGTTGACCGTATGGAACTGGCTAGAGAATTGAATAAACGCTGTGTGGCTGCGAACGTGGTTATGCCGGTTCTGGTGGAAGTGAACACGGGAGGTGAGGAAAGCAAGAGCGGGATCAGACCGGAGGAAGCGGTTCGTTTTGTCGAAACGGTTGCAACATGCGGAAATCTCTCCATTCGGGGGCTTATGACCATGCCTCCCTGGTTTGCGGAAGCCGAGGAGGCCCGTCCATATTTCAGGGCTCTGCGGGAAATGCGTGACAGGATTACGGAGCGGCATGTTCCCGGCGTTCATATGACGGAACTCTCCATGGGGATGTCCAATGATTTTGTCGTTGCCGTGGAGGAAGGGGCAACGATTGTTCGGCTTGGGCGGGCCATCTTTGGTGAGCGCCCGCCAAAACACGTTTAA
- a CDS encoding (2Fe-2S)-binding protein, giving the protein MRLLKFTLNDDAIEIGVQDGETLLEVLRHRLGMTGTKQGCDQGECGSCTVLLDGQPVLSCLTLAVRVDKRQVTTIEGLAVGGNLHPVQGAFQEAGAIQCGFCTPGMVLTAKALLDRRQDPQREEIKAALAGNLCRCTGYKKIVEAVELAATRLGKHDGRG; this is encoded by the coding sequence ATGAGGCTTCTGAAGTTCACCCTGAATGATGATGCAATCGAGATCGGGGTTCAAGACGGTGAGACACTCCTCGAAGTGCTGCGGCACCGTTTGGGCATGACGGGGACTAAGCAGGGCTGTGACCAGGGCGAGTGCGGCAGTTGCACGGTTCTTCTGGATGGGCAACCCGTTTTATCCTGTCTCACTTTGGCAGTTCGCGTGGATAAACGCCAGGTGACGACCATTGAAGGCCTTGCGGTGGGCGGTAATCTGCACCCTGTTCAGGGGGCCTTTCAAGAGGCTGGGGCGATTCAGTGCGGTTTCTGCACTCCGGGGATGGTTTTGACGGCCAAAGCGCTGCTGGATCGGCGGCAGGATCCTCAACGGGAGGAGATCAAGGCGGCTCTTGCGGGGAATCTCTGTCGTTGCACCGGGTACAAAAAAATCGTGGAAGCGGTTGAGCTGGCGGCAACGCGGCTGGGGAAACACGATGGCCGGGGATAA
- a CDS encoding molybdopterin-dependent oxidoreductase: protein MAGDNVYHCIGRGRPRTDSLAKVTGAAQFTADIPVHRCLVGKILRSPHAHARILSIDTQRAKALPGVKAVVTGVDAPVKYGILPVSQDEYPLAVEKVRFVGDEVAAVAAVDEATALRALELIEVTYEVLPVILDPHEALVREDVKIHERAVEANIERRVHLVFGDLEQAFAEADYIREDRFFKEAASHAFLEPHSALAQYQDGKLTLWSSTQVPHYVHRSLSSVLRIPMEKIRVIKPALGGGFGGKGEPLPLEFAASLLAMKTGRPVRVIHSREEVFLTHRGRHPMEMTLKTGVKQDGTITAVQFSSLLDGGAYGSYGVVTMIYSGQLLTAPYRVPAYAFDSVRVFTNKPPCGAQRGHGGVQPRFAFEVHLDRIAADLGIDPLEIRRRNAIEADTVTVNELRITSCAFKTCLDRVAETVDWKNKHGKLPYGKGVGLAGGFYVTGAAYPIYANPMPHSQVQIRVDRNGGVTVFSGASDIGQGSDTLLVMITAETLGIPETSVRVVSADTEITPVDLGSYSSRVTFMAGNACHQAALEIRDRLLAVCAKELERNQKDLRFREGHLFAKEAREPLMTFAEASVLGEASGVALCALGSYRPPELAGSYKLGGVGPSPAYSFGAQAAEVEVDTETGEIRVVKIHCAHDLGFALNPLAASGQAEGAVVMGFGEAVLEHHGFSPGGRHNGPTFLDYKIPTCLDVPDVDVTLVESIDPAGPYGAKEIGEGSLHPSLPAIVNALYDAVGCWFHDLPLTAERVLAALDHKETPS from the coding sequence ATGGCCGGGGATAACGTCTACCACTGCATCGGCCGGGGCAGGCCGCGGACCGACAGCCTGGCCAAGGTGACCGGAGCGGCGCAGTTTACAGCCGATATTCCGGTGCACCGTTGTCTGGTGGGAAAAATTCTCCGATCCCCTCATGCCCATGCCCGGATCCTCTCCATCGATACGCAAAGGGCGAAGGCCCTTCCGGGAGTCAAGGCGGTGGTCACCGGCGTGGATGCTCCGGTCAAATACGGTATTTTGCCGGTTTCCCAGGATGAATATCCCCTGGCGGTGGAAAAGGTGAGGTTTGTCGGTGATGAGGTTGCCGCGGTGGCCGCCGTCGATGAGGCAACGGCCCTGCGGGCCCTTGAACTCATTGAGGTGACCTATGAAGTGCTCCCCGTTATTCTCGATCCCCATGAGGCTCTTGTTCGGGAGGATGTAAAAATTCACGAACGGGCCGTGGAAGCCAATATTGAACGGCGGGTGCATCTGGTTTTCGGTGATCTGGAACAGGCCTTTGCCGAAGCGGATTATATCCGGGAGGATCGCTTCTTCAAAGAGGCCGCGAGTCATGCCTTTCTTGAACCTCACAGCGCCCTGGCGCAGTATCAGGACGGCAAACTCACCCTCTGGAGTTCAACCCAGGTGCCCCATTATGTCCATCGTTCCCTATCCAGCGTTCTCCGTATCCCCATGGAGAAAATCCGGGTGATCAAGCCTGCCCTGGGCGGCGGATTCGGGGGAAAAGGCGAGCCCCTGCCGCTGGAATTCGCAGCATCGCTTCTGGCCATGAAAACGGGTCGACCCGTCCGGGTCATCCACAGCAGAGAAGAGGTGTTTCTCACCCATCGGGGACGTCATCCCATGGAAATGACTCTAAAAACCGGGGTGAAACAGGATGGGACGATCACGGCGGTTCAATTCAGCAGTCTGTTGGACGGCGGGGCCTACGGTTCCTACGGCGTTGTGACCATGATCTATTCCGGGCAATTGCTGACAGCGCCTTATCGGGTTCCCGCTTACGCCTTTGACAGCGTGCGTGTATTCACGAACAAACCGCCTTGCGGTGCCCAACGCGGCCATGGTGGCGTACAGCCGCGTTTCGCCTTTGAAGTGCATTTGGACCGGATTGCCGCCGATCTGGGAATCGATCCCCTGGAAATACGCCGACGGAATGCCATAGAGGCGGATACGGTCACGGTGAATGAACTGCGCATTACGTCCTGCGCATTCAAGACGTGCCTGGACCGGGTTGCGGAGACAGTGGATTGGAAGAACAAGCATGGCAAGCTGCCCTACGGAAAAGGTGTAGGCCTGGCCGGGGGATTTTATGTGACAGGGGCGGCCTATCCCATCTACGCCAATCCCATGCCTCATTCCCAGGTACAAATAAGGGTGGATCGTAACGGGGGGGTGACCGTTTTTTCCGGTGCTTCCGACATCGGCCAGGGTTCAGATACGCTGCTGGTCATGATTACCGCGGAAACGCTCGGCATTCCGGAGACGTCGGTTCGCGTCGTTTCCGCCGACACGGAAATAACGCCGGTTGACCTCGGTTCCTATTCCAGCCGGGTGACCTTTATGGCTGGGAACGCCTGTCATCAAGCCGCTCTGGAGATCCGTGACCGTCTGCTTGCCGTCTGCGCGAAAGAACTGGAACGAAACCAGAAAGATCTGAGGTTCAGGGAAGGGCACCTATTCGCAAAGGAAGCTCGGGAGCCCCTGATGACTTTTGCCGAAGCGTCCGTTCTGGGGGAGGCCTCCGGAGTCGCCTTGTGCGCTTTGGGGAGTTATCGTCCACCGGAATTGGCCGGTTCCTACAAGCTTGGAGGCGTGGGGCCGTCTCCGGCCTATTCCTTCGGCGCCCAGGCGGCGGAGGTGGAGGTAGACACGGAAACCGGAGAAATCCGGGTCGTGAAAATCCACTGCGCCCATGACTTGGGGTTTGCCCTCAACCCCCTGGCTGCATCCGGTCAGGCTGAAGGGGCCGTCGTCATGGGATTCGGTGAGGCGGTGCTGGAGCATCACGGTTTTTCCCCGGGAGGCCGTCACAATGGCCCCACCTTTTTGGATTACAAAATTCCAACCTGTCTCGATGTGCCCGATGTGGACGTTACACTCGTTGAGAGTATCGATCCGGCAGGGCCCTACGGGGCGAAGGAAATCGGCGAAGGAAGCCTTCATCCAAGCCTTCCCGCCATTGTGAACGCTCTGTACGATGCGGTCGGTTGCTGGTTTCACGATCTGCCCCTGACGGCGGAGCGGGTTCTGGCGGCTCTTGATCACAAGGAGACTCCTTCATGA
- a CDS encoding PaaI family thioesterase: protein MNDKAFQNYYEDAHSICFGCGRLNDMGLKIKSYWDGDESVCRFTPHSYHTAMAGYVYGGILASVIDCHGTGTAAAAAYRAAGRDMGTAPHLRFVTASLHVDYLKPTPIDTTLELRGKVRDIRGRRVVVDIVLRAKGETCVKGEVVAVRVPDHLL from the coding sequence ATGAATGACAAGGCTTTTCAGAATTATTACGAAGACGCGCACAGTATCTGTTTCGGTTGTGGCCGTCTTAATGATATGGGATTGAAAATAAAGAGTTACTGGGACGGAGATGAATCCGTTTGCCGGTTCACCCCCCATTCCTATCACACAGCAATGGCCGGCTACGTCTACGGTGGCATTCTGGCATCAGTCATTGACTGTCATGGCACCGGAACGGCCGCCGCCGCCGCATACCGTGCGGCTGGCCGAGACATGGGAACGGCACCGCATTTGAGATTTGTCACGGCATCCCTGCACGTGGATTACCTGAAACCGACGCCAATCGACACCACACTGGAGCTTCGCGGCAAGGTTCGGGACATACGGGGCCGCCGTGTTGTGGTCGATATCGTTCTGCGGGCAAAAGGAGAAACCTGTGTCAAAGGCGAGGTTGTCGCGGTCCGTGTTCCAGATCACCTGCTTTAG
- a CDS encoding iron-sulfur cluster assembly scaffold protein has translation MNNAKTNDLIHAVRNALTEEMRGKYSDEVIRCWLEPTRMGTIDRPDGYACVKRDCGDQMAFSFMVKDDRISDVRFQTNGCINAIAAGNSGAEMAMGKTVGEAMVITGRDILNVLGGLPEESLHCAEHTVETLRQALRNYLEFKNIPWRYDR, from the coding sequence ATGAATAATGCAAAAACGAATGATTTGATCCACGCGGTCCGAAACGCCCTGACGGAGGAGATGCGGGGGAAGTATTCGGATGAAGTGATCCGCTGTTGGCTCGAACCCACCCGAATGGGCACAATCGACCGACCGGACGGGTACGCCTGCGTGAAACGGGACTGTGGCGACCAGATGGCATTTTCTTTCATGGTAAAAGACGATCGGATCAGCGATGTCCGCTTCCAAACCAACGGATGCATCAATGCCATTGCCGCAGGCAACTCCGGCGCTGAAATGGCTATGGGGAAAACGGTCGGCGAAGCCATGGTGATCACCGGGCGGGATATCCTTAACGTTCTGGGAGGACTACCGGAGGAAAGCCTTCACTGTGCCGAACATACAGTGGAAACACTCCGTCAGGCACTGCGTAACTATCTGGAATTCAAGAATATCCCCTGGCGTTATGACCGGTAA
- a CDS encoding KpsF/GutQ family sugar-phosphate isomerase codes for MSDHCIDEEDSVLRAREVLRIEAESITQLIPKLDRNFAKAVDLIFRSTGRVIVTGIGKSGLIGKKIVATMTSTGTPAIFLHPVEGMHGDLGIVTKDDVMIAISNSGETSELNPVVESIRRIGVPLVALTGQANSTLGRFSDVVIDVGVKREACPFNLAPTSSSTASLAMGDALAIALIGKRNFREKDFFRFHPGGNLGARLRAKVRDIMIRGEEIPRVLTGTPLLHAIEVMDNKNKGFVLIADDKNRLLGILTDGDVRRLVRQGRDFSAVTVDRYMSPNPKTMAEDASVAETIEFMQRIEITALVVIDEHRTILGYLHLHDILGRGGTLKISIT; via the coding sequence ATGTCTGACCACTGTATCGATGAAGAAGATTCCGTCTTGCGGGCCCGCGAAGTATTACGGATCGAAGCGGAGAGCATCACCCAACTCATCCCAAAGCTTGACCGGAACTTCGCCAAAGCAGTAGACCTTATTTTCCGCTCTACAGGCCGGGTAATTGTCACCGGCATCGGGAAATCGGGACTGATCGGCAAGAAAATCGTGGCGACCATGACGAGTACAGGGACACCCGCCATTTTTCTTCACCCGGTGGAGGGTATGCACGGTGATCTCGGCATCGTTACGAAAGACGACGTCATGATTGCTATTTCCAACAGCGGCGAAACCAGTGAGCTGAATCCCGTCGTTGAAAGCATCCGGCGCATCGGCGTTCCCCTGGTCGCCCTCACGGGACAGGCCAACTCGACCTTGGGCCGCTTCAGTGACGTCGTTATTGACGTGGGCGTCAAGCGGGAGGCCTGCCCCTTCAATCTTGCGCCGACTTCCAGTTCCACCGCTTCGCTGGCCATGGGAGATGCCTTGGCCATCGCCCTTATCGGAAAACGCAACTTCAGGGAAAAAGACTTTTTTCGATTTCACCCCGGAGGGAATCTGGGTGCGCGTTTACGGGCAAAGGTGCGTGACATCATGATCAGGGGAGAGGAAATTCCCCGTGTACTCACGGGAACACCCCTTTTGCATGCCATCGAAGTCATGGACAACAAAAACAAGGGGTTCGTCCTGATTGCGGACGATAAAAACCGTCTCCTGGGAATCCTGACGGACGGCGACGTTCGGCGTCTCGTCCGTCAGGGTCGTGATTTTTCGGCCGTAACTGTTGATCGTTATATGAGTCCCAATCCAAAAACCATGGCGGAAGACGCATCCGTTGCGGAGACAATCGAATTTATGCAGCGGATCGAAATCACTGCCCTAGTCGTAATTGATGAACATCGGACAATCCTTGGATACCTGCACCTGCATGACATCCTCGGACGCGGCGGAACCTTAAAAATTTCCATTACCTGA